A stretch of the Amia ocellicauda isolate fAmiCal2 chromosome 10, fAmiCal2.hap1, whole genome shotgun sequence genome encodes the following:
- the tmlhe gene encoding trimethyllysine dioxygenase, mitochondrial, which translates to MALTRAIARLGSGLQTLPRSGAQTLAKWDFGHMRSLPAVKRWQHTAPQSASCVWHLRDDCLELSYRGLVMHFDYVWLRDHCRSASCYNTKTNQRNLDTANVDLSIRPLKTRVDEETMFLTWPDGHVTRYNLAWLAEHSYEGQMRNAVQPRILWNSEIYTDAKVPSVSCENFMSSSEGLKTFMEHFLLYGIAFVEDVPPTLEATETVAQRISLIRETLYGRVWNFTSDFSRGDTAYTKLALDRHTDTSYFQEPCGIQVFHCLRHEGTGGRTLLVDGFHAADKVLQETPDNFELLTRVPIKHEYIENVGGYHNHMIGIGPVLNVYPWNNEVYMIRYNNYDRTVINTVPHDVVQRWYVAHRALTTELRKPENELWVKLKPGKVLFIDNWRVLHGRESFTGLRQLCGCYLTRDDVLNTARSLGLKA; encoded by the exons ATGGCTCTAACGCGTGCAATTGCTCGTCTGGGTAGTGGCTTGCAAACCTTGCCTAGAAGTGGTGCCCAGACTTTGGCCAAGTGGGATTTTGGACATATGAGATCCCTGCCTGCTGTCAAGCGTTGGCAGCACACAGCACCACAGTCTGCCAGCTGTGTTTGGCACCTCCGAGATGATTGCCTTG AGCTCAGCTACAGGGGGTTGGTGATGCACTTTGACTATGTGTGGCTTCGGGATCACTGTCGCTCTGCCTCCTGCTACAACACGAAAACCAACCAGCGAAACCTAGACACTGCCAACGTGGACCTGAGCATACGGCCTTTAAAAACAAGAGTGGATGAGGAAACCATGTTCCTCACTT GGCCTGATGGTCATGTGACACGATACAACCTGGCCTGGTTGGCTGAACACAGCTATGAAGGACAGATGCGAAACGCCGTCCAGCCCAGGATTCTGTGGAACTCGGAGATTTACACCGACGCCAAGGTGCCCTCGGTTAGCTGCGAGAACTTCATGAGCTCCAGCGAGGGGCTGAAGACATTCATGGAGCACTTCCTGCTGTACGGCATCGCTTTTGTAGAGGACGTGCCCCCGACTCTCGAAGCCACTGAGACGGTTGCTCAGCGCATCAGTCTGATCAG GGAGACGTTGTACGGCAGAGTGTGGAATTTCACCTCGGATTTTTCCAGAGGAGACACGGCGTACACTAAACTTGCCCTGGATCGTCACACAGACACTTCCTATTTTCAGGAACCTTGTGG GATTCAGGTGTTCCACTGTCTGAGACACGAAGGGACCGGGGGAAGGACACTGCTTGTGGATGGCTTTCATGCCGCAGACAAGGTTCTCCAGGAGACCCCCGACAACTTTGAGCTGCTCACCAGGGTCCCCATCAAGCATGAGTACATCGAGAACGTGGGTGGCTATCACAACCACATGATTGGAATTGGGCCAGTGCTCAATGTCTATCCTTGGAACAACGAGGTCTACATGATCAG aTACAATAACTATGACCGCACGGTGATCAACACTGTTCCTCATGACGTTGTGCAGCGCTGGTATGTAGCTCATCGAGCTCTCACCACAGAGCTGAGGAAGCCAGAAAATGAGCTGTGGGTCAAGCTGAAGCCAGGAAAG GTTCTTTTCATTGACAACTGGCGGGTCCTCCATGGCAGAGAGTCCTTCACAGGCCTGCGCCAGCTGTGTGGTTGCTATCTGACCCGGGACGACGTTCTCAACACTGCAAGATCTCTGGGGCTCAAAGCCTAA
- the taf9 gene encoding transcription initiation factor TFIID subunit 9, with protein sequence MASPKTAPKDAQVMAQILKDMGITEYEPRVINQMLEFTYRYVTTIIEDAKIYATHAKKSTVDADDVRLAIQCRMDQSFTSPPPRDFLLEVAKQKNQTPLPLIKPYSGPRLPPDRYCLTAPNYRLKSVQKKVSSSSGRITVPRLSVGAVSSRPSTPTLGTPSAQTVVTSKVGTPVSLTGQRFTVQIPSSQSSTVKSATPSTPTVQNVLINPSLIGSKNILITTNMVSSQNSANDSNPLKRKHDEDDDYDAL encoded by the exons ATGGCGTCCCCGAAAACTGCGCCGAAAGATGCACAG gtGATGGCACAGATTTTAAAAGACATGGGCATCACAGAGTATGAGCCCAGGGTCATCAATCAGATGCTGGAGTTCACATACA gaTATGTGACAACTATCATAGAAGATGCAAAAATCTATGCCACCCATGCAAAGAAGTCAACTGTGGATGCCGATGATGTGAGATTAGCCATCCAGTGTCGCATGGACCAGTCCTTTACGTCTCCACCTCCAAGAGAT tttctgCTGGAGGTGGCCAAACAGAAGAATCAGACGCCCCTGCCACTGATTAAGCCGTACTCAGGCCCACGTCTGCCTCCCGACCGCTACTGCCTAACTGCTCCCAACTACAGGCTGAAGTCCGTGCAGAAAAAG GTGTCCTCCTCTTCAGGCCGAATAACTGTGCCCAGACTGAGTGTAGGAGCCGTGTCCAGCCGGCCCAGCACACCCACTCTCG gCACCCCTTCGGCGCAGACTGTGGTTACTTCCAAAGTTGGGACGCCCGTGTCGCTGACCGGCCAGCGTTTCACTGTCCAGATCCCATCGTCTCAGTCCTCCACTGTAAAGTCAG ccACTCCGTCCACGCCTACAGTCCAAAACGTCCTCATCAACCCCTCGCTGATTGGCTCCAAAAACATTCTCATCACAACAAACATGGTGTCGTCACAGAACTCGGCCAACGATTCCAATCCGCTGAAGAGAAAACACGACGAGGACGACGATTATGATGCTTTATGA